From Deinococcus malanensis:
ACCGTCAGGGCGCCGCCCAGTTGGGCCTGAAACGAGGTGACGTGCTGATGCAGCAGCACCACCACCAGGGCGCCTGCAGCTGCAGCCGTGGCATACAGCTGGTCACGGCGGTACATCACCTCCGGCACCTCGTTGGCAATCAGGTCCCGCACGATCCCGCCGCCTACTCCGCTGAGCATGCCGGCAAACACCACGCCCAGCGGCCCCAGCCCGAAGTTGATGGCCCCCACTGCCCCCGAAGCCGCAAACAGAGCCAGCCCGATGGTGTCGAACAGGCTCAGGGTCCGCTCAAAGCGTGCCAGCCGCTCTCCGAAGGCAAAGCCCAGCCCGGCCCCCAGCAGCGCCATCCACAGGTAGGTCTCGTCACGCAGGAACAGTGGCGGTGTCTGTCCGGTCAGCGTGTCGCGAATGGCCCCGCCGCCTACTGCCGTCACGCACCCCAGCACCACGACCCCGAACAGGTCAAAGCGCTTGCGCACGCCCAGCAGGGCCCCCGACATGGCAAAGGCCAGCACCCCGATCAGGTCCAGCCAGTGCAGGCCCCGCTCCAGGCTCACGGGAGGCAGCAGTTCATGCATGCAGTTGCGTTCCCAAACCTGCCTGATCCACCGGTGGCGTTGCCGTCATGAACTCACGATAAACGGCAGCCAGACGGCACACCGGGAGGGTCTCCGGACAGCTCCCTCCTGGATTCCGCTTGCACTGTCGGGTGTGCTATACTCCCCGCTGTTGTCTCGCCCTGGTGGGCCGAGTCGCCCCAGCGAGAAGATGCCCCGGCGGGACACGCCGAGTGGCCCCAGGAGAAAGAAAATGGCCAAGCACCCTGTTCCCAAGAAGAAGACCAGCAAGAGCAAGCGCGACATGCGCCGCAGCCACCACGCCCTCACCGTTCCTGCCATGAACGACTGCCCCCAGTGCCACGGCAAGAAACTCAGCCACCACATCTGCCCCAATTGCGGCTACTACGACGGCCGTCAGGTGCTTGCAGTCTAAGCTCCACCAGCAGTGAGAAAGCCCCCGTGCATGGGGGCTTTTTTACTTGCTCCCGTAGGCGTCGTCCCCCTCCCCGCCTCTGGCTGTTCGGTCCTATCAACAGCGTGACCCGGCGCCGCCTTTCTCTCCAGCGGGTTCGTTCTGACAGCCTCGCCGTCAGTTCAGCTGCGGCGTGCCAGGATGGCAGGCGTGTTTCAAGCCCTGACCACTGTTCTGCTCCCGGTATTTCTGGTGGCAGGGCTGGGAGCGTTGCTGGCCTCCCGGTTTCCGATTGACCAGACCACC
This genomic window contains:
- a CDS encoding trimeric intracellular cation channel family protein gives rise to the protein MHELLPPVSLERGLHWLDLIGVLAFAMSGALLGVRKRFDLFGVVVLGCVTAVGGGAIRDTLTGQTPPLFLRDETYLWMALLGAGLGFAFGERLARFERTLSLFDTIGLALFAASGAVGAINFGLGPLGVVFAGMLSGVGGGIVRDLIANEVPEVMYRRDQLYATAAAAGALVVVLLHQHVTSFQAQLGGALTVVALRWLSRRGWVSLPVRRVPGGS
- the rpmF gene encoding 50S ribosomal protein L32, translating into MAKHPVPKKKTSKSKRDMRRSHHALTVPAMNDCPQCHGKKLSHHICPNCGYYDGRQVLAV